TAGGCCTCATATCCTTAACAGTTCTAGCCTCAGAGGATTTGGGTATCAAAGTGATAAGGGAGCAATTTACAGCTTTATTCATCTTGCTGGTTCTAAAAAACTCATGGACAGCTGCTACAACATCCTTTTTAATAATATGCCAGGACTGCTTAAAGAAAAAAGCATTGAAACCATCAATACCTGGGGCCTTATTATTTCCAATACTCTGCACAGCATTCCAAATTTCTAGCTCAGAGATAGGACTGATCAGCAATTGAGCTTTTTCTCTAGGCAACATGGTCCCTCTTCTAATTGCAGTGATATCCACACCTTTAGTTGTGGTAGCCTTGGTCCCTACTAATGCAGTGTAGAACCCAAGGATCTCATCTTCAATTTGCTCTTGTGTAGTCAGCCTTTTCCCATCCATAGCAGTGAGAGAGtacaaatttttttgtttgttctttTCCTTAACCAGTGCATGAAAGTATGCATTGTTGCTATCACCCAATTGCAGCCAAGTAACTTTGGATTTCTGCATAAGAATAGATTCCTCTTGTTGATTCAGTTGGGTAATTCTGTCTTGGCATCTTTTGACCTGATCCATAGCCTGCACTTCAAACAGATTGTTGGTAAGATGTTCTTGGGCACTGATCAACTCCTGCCTGGCTTTTTGGATCTGTTCCTGGATATCACTGTTCTTCCTAATAAGGGGCTTTAGACAAGGCTGAAGTCTCCTCAATTTACTCCACAAAATGTGCATAGCTGTTCCTTGGATTCTTCTCCTCCAACTCTCCTGGACCACCTGTGCATAAGAAGGATCAAGAGTGATGCAATTCAGGAACTTGAACATGTATTTTCTTTGATAGCTCCTCTGGTCATTGCTTATTTTAATAGGAGCATGGTCTGAAATGTTAGCAGCCAAGACCTCCACAATAGCATCATGGAATTTCTGGAACCAGGCCATATTGCCAAGCATATGGTCAATCCTAGAGTAGATGACAGCATCCCTTTGGTTGTTAGTCCAAGTGAAGTGGTTACCTTTAGTAGCAGCCTCATATAGCCCAGTTTTGTTCATCATGTGTACCAAATCTCTGTACTCCCCTTCAATCACAGCATTCCCACCAATCCTATCTTGACTAGTGATTACATTGTTGAAATCTCCTATAGCAATCCAGGGGTGAGATATGTTGTTGCCCAAGTTTTCCAAAGCATCCCACAAGTTTTTCCTAAGGGCAAGTTGGTTGAAGGCATAAACCACAGTGAGACTGTACATAAGCCTTTGATCCAAATCATACACATCAGCATGAATGTGTTGTTCATCTTTCTGAATCACCCTCATCTCAACCTCTTGAGGCCTCCACATCAACCAGATCCTACCATTCTCATGGCAATCATAGTTATCAGCAAAGTCCTAGTTATTACTAAATCTCCTTCTTATTCTATCAGCATTTTGTTTTTTCACTCGAGTCTCAAGTAAAGCAACTACAGAAACATTAAAGCTATGGAGGTAGGAGCTTACCTCTTTGTGTCTAGCTTCTTTATTGATGCCCCGTACATTCCAAGTGCAAATCATTGAACAGAGCTTTGTCCTCCTATAGGACAGTCTCCAATCCTAAGGTGGGTAAATGGATTAGGGAATAGAACAACACTATTATCCTTAGGAGTAGCCATAGGTGTCTTCCCCTTCTTTGTAACCACTGTCCAATTCTCCTCACTATGCGACTCCTTTTGTGTCTCATTCTCTTCACCAGGTTTATCACTCTTGCCAATGTTCGCAGGGGGTTCCACCACTCCAGGTTCATCAGTTTTAGGCTTAGGTTTCCACACCTTAGGAGCTTGCTTCACACTAACCTTCTTCACAGAGCAGTCATGCCCAACTTTCAAGCATGAATGACAGTACAACGGTTTCCACTCATATTCAATTCGCTGCTCTATCTTTTTCCCCAGGTGGTCCTTGATGACAATAGAGTCTCTAGGTTTCTGTGTGATATCCACCTCTACCAACACCCTGGCATACGAAATCCTCAGCTTCTGTGCCGTGCATTCATCAGTAGTTATCGGTTTGCCAATAGCACTAGAAATCTTCGAAATGCTACTTTTTCCCCAGAGATGAAGTGGTAAGTTAGGGAGAGTAATCCATATTGGTAGTACTCGTAGCAAGTCCTCCTTAATTTCAAAATCAGGTGTCCAAGGTTTCAGGAACAAGGGTTTCCCATAGATGAAGTATGGACCCTGCGCCATGACCTTCTCCATATCTGCATAGCTCTTGAACTTTACAATAAAATATCCAGCATCATTATAGTAAAGATTCGGCAAAGCTACAAAGTTCCACGAAGTCTCCATGAATTTACGCACTGCAGTCATCGTTAGGTTTCCTCCTAGCGCGAAGAGAATAACAGCATATTCCCAGAATTCCAGCTCCTGCGCAACATCCGTTTCCTCAATGTTAATCTCAATGTCTCCATTAAGCAGAGTAGGGGCAATATATTCCACCGCCATCCCCCTCGAAAGATCTCTGTTCCCTTGAATAATCTCAACCCATGGTTTTGGTGGTGGCAGAGGCTCAATAGATGGTTTGGTGTCCATCTGGTCATCATGGGCCACTGTTGTATCAGGTGGTTTAGGTGTCACTGGTAACTCAGGTTCAATCCTCGCTTGTGTAACTATCGTCCGTTCCACCGCTTTCGGTTGCGCCGCCGCCTTTGGCCGGCCAACGCCACGTTTCGCCTTAGGCATCAAACCCTAGCAGAGCAGAAGATAAAGATGTGATagttttcttcaatatttttaattttattaaatttaaaaaataaattttttttttagagttgatacataaatagagaaaaaaaattaaaatgaaagtaagaaagtgtgggaagaaaatttgagagaaatttgaaattttaattaagaaagagaaagtgtgtaatgatcgattaaaataaattaaatattgtattgatagtgacccgtgagataaataaatatttaattttattaaagttaaaaaaaataaattattaataatttttgtgattaaatgaaaaaaaattaaaatgaaagtaagaaagtgtgggaaaatgaaatgtgaaaaaagtttgaaaatttaagtaagagagagaataagtgtgttggggagaaaaagttggttattgaaaagttaaaaagttgGACCAATGAGAGGCTGACAATTGGCGCTTAGTTATTGAAAGGTTGAAAAAGTGATatgtgattttgttagttaccgAATTGCCCTTTTTTGTTTGTAAAGAAAATTTTAACTAAGGGCATAATAGTCAGATTGGTCAATCTTTTATTAATCtataataatataagaaaataagtggctctggtttttacaaaattatccatcCTTACTTTTTGTACACTTATTAAAATTGTTGGTTTTTTAGTCTATCAACACAATTGTCTATTATatcttaatattttattctactatattataacttattttcaccATTGTTTCTCTCTCTTCACCTTTTTAGTTTTCTACCCTAATCTCTCTATACTCcatttattctttaaaaaaaatgatatttatgatccacaaaattttaataaaaaataatataagggaaaaaattattattgatctaaatatttttgtatacaaaaatttactattcattcatatatttttgtaaatgatacctaaacataaatattatttgtatcagaaaaatctattattgatctaaatattattatataagaaaaatattatttataattaaaaaaaatttattcaaaaatggtatacatgaaaaaatctattattgatctaaatattt
The Vicia villosa cultivar HV-30 ecotype Madison, WI unplaced genomic scaffold, Vvil1.0 ctg.000525F_1_1, whole genome shotgun sequence DNA segment above includes these coding regions:
- the LOC131629129 gene encoding uncharacterized protein LOC131629129; translation: MPKAKRGVGRPKAAAQPKAVERTIVTQARIEPELPVTPKPPDTTVAHDDQMDTKPSIEPLPPPKPWVEIIQGNRDLSRGMAVEYIAPTLLNGDIEINIEETDVAQELEFWEYAVILFALGGNLTMTAVRKFMETSWNFVALPNLYYNDAGYFIVKFKSYADMEKVMAQGPYFIYGKPLFLKPWTPDFEIKEDLLRVLPIWITLPNLPLHLWGKSSISKISSAIGKPITTDECTAQKLRISYARVLVEVDITQKPRDSIVIKDHLGKKIEQRIEYEWKPLYCHSCLKVGHDCSVKKVSVKQAPKVWKPKPKTDEPGVVEPPANIGKSDKPGEENETQKESHSEENWTVVTKKGKTPMATPKDNSVVLFPNPFTHLRIGDCPIGGQSSVQ